TGTCTTCTGCGCCGGGCTTAGGCGGCTCTGGTCCTCATCGGCCGTTCGGGCATCCATATTCAACGTCTCAGGTGTCGTGGTGGACAACACAGGAATGATCTGGAAATCGGGGCGCAAGGAAGGGTGGATCGCTGTCGTTCGTATCGAGCGCCAAAGCGCGTACAGCCCGTAGAGGGCGTACACTCCACCCATCGCGACGAAAAAGCCGTTTGGACCCATGACGTCCATCAGGCGGCCACCGAGCTGGGGCCCCACCATATTACCAATCCCGTAGACGATCAGCAGCCCGCCCGAGACCTGTATGAACTCGTCCGCGTCTGCCTGGTCGTTGGCATGCGCCACATTGAGCGCATAGATGGTGAACAGGACAGAGCCCAGCGCAAACATGCCTGCAATTATGCTTGTCGGTTCGGTTGGCGCTATGACGATCATCGCGATCGAAATCGCCACCCCTATGGCACCCGCTAAAGCCATCACATACCGTCGGTCGAAGCGATCGGACAATTTGCCAAACGGCACCTGGAACACCATTCCCCCGACCATCGCCGCCGTCAGCATCGCTGCAATGCCCGTCGCCGACAGCCCCATGGCTTTGCCATATAGTGGGCCGAAATAGATCCAGTTGCCAAAGATCACGCCAGCGAGGAACGAGCCGACGACGGCAACCGGCGATCTTCTGAACAGCGCTCGTGCATCGATCCTGACCTGGGTGAGCGGTTGCGGAGCCGGCGCAACTGATAGAGCCACGGGGATAAGCGCGGCTCCGAAAGCAATGGCTGCTACCATGAACAGGGTCTCATTCATTATGTCGCCGAGGGGCAATATGAACTGGCCTGCGGCTACACCCGACATCGATACGATCATGTAGGCTGCAAAGATTGTGCCGCGGTTGGAATTGTCGACACGCTCATTCAGCCAGCTCTCGACAACCATGTAACCGCCGACGAGAGTCAAGCCACCGACGGCACGGAAGGCGGCCCAGGCGAAGGGATGAGGTACCAGCGCCAGCAGTAGCATCGAAGCGGCAAGTAGCGTCTGCAGGATGGCGAAGACCCGGATGTGACCGACGCGTCTGACGAAGAGCGGGGTCAGAAGGCAGCCAGTAGTAAAGGCGACCGCATAGGCCGTTCCAATCCAGGCGATTGTCGTCGACGACCAGCCTTCCGCCGACGCTCGTAGCGGTATCAGAACATTGCCAAGCCCGGTCCCAACCATCATCAGGAAGGTGCCGAGAAGCAGAGCCGCAAATGAACGAACTTGAAGCCACACGATGAATGCTCACGTCAATGCTTCGCCTCAGTGTAGGGCGGGTTGCTGAAGGGCGACCGCACGAAAGCGCCATTTTGCTGGCGCTTTCAGCCAACCCGCAGTGAACGCCTGCTCGCTTACGCACCTCTGCCTAGGCATGGAATTCACTATGATGCGGTGTGCCATCAAATCCGATCAGGGATTGGAATTCACTGTTGCCTTTGCGCCGCTTCCGTTCAGTTCGCGGGAAAGCGACGGCATGTCGCCATGGGACGAGTTCGGCCTCGACCACAACGAGACCCGTTCCTGGCATGGCTGGTATCGGCACGTTTCGCTCGTCATGCTCGCCTTCGCGATGATGGCCGCGATCCGCCATCATGCCAATGCCGCGCCGCCCCCAAAAACGACGCGAAGGACAAGATCGGGAACCCGCCGCTGATCCGCTGGTCGGTTCAGGAAATCCGCCGCATCGCCACTCGTCTCGCCCGACGACGTATCCACCCGGCAACTGTCATCGCATGGTCGCTGTGG
This region of Mesorhizobium sp. NBSH29 genomic DNA includes:
- a CDS encoding MFS transporter; the encoded protein is MWLQVRSFAALLLGTFLMMVGTGLGNVLIPLRASAEGWSSTTIAWIGTAYAVAFTTGCLLTPLFVRRVGHIRVFAILQTLLAASMLLLALVPHPFAWAAFRAVGGLTLVGGYMVVESWLNERVDNSNRGTIFAAYMIVSMSGVAAGQFILPLGDIMNETLFMVAAIAFGAALIPVALSVAPAPQPLTQVRIDARALFRRSPVAVVGSFLAGVIFGNWIYFGPLYGKAMGLSATGIAAMLTAAMVGGMVFQVPFGKLSDRFDRRYVMALAGAIGVAISIAMIVIAPTEPTSIIAGMFALGSVLFTIYALNVAHANDQADADEFIQVSGGLLIVYGIGNMVGPQLGGRLMDVMGPNGFFVAMGGVYALYGLYALWRSIRTTAIHPSLRPDFQIIPVLSTTTPETLNMDARTADEDQSRLSPAQKTRSRRHSATPSPGNGRRL